CTTTGGCAATATGTAAACAATCAACTCGGCTCcaaaaatcataaatattttcattacgACAATGCAACAAAGGCCAAAGTTTTGGCGACTTGAGGGTTTCTGCCTCGAGTgtccttgttgttgctatttttcCACTTTCGAGTGCAGCTGCCAAAACTTCTCAGTGCAATTTGTGTTTTCATTAAAGGTCTTCGCTTACGAGTGTCGACTGCAAGATTTGTGTCAAATGTTCAGCTGACGAATTTATTGGTCGAAGGCAAAAATACTATCAGCACTTTAATGTCACCGCAATCTGTAGCCTTTGGCCAGCAAACAGCTTGAAGCGACAGGTTAgaaaagttggccaaaaaggtgCGAAGTCCAAGTGAATTCCAGGTGGTGAAAAGGAAGTCGCAATTTATAGGCTACCGAGAAAAAACTGGTAATCTGAATTGATTTACAGCATTGGTAGGAACATTTATGCATGAGCATCTAAGTCGCAGCTACATTTTGGTTTGGATTTTTGAATggcttaattttaatttatacctACATAGGTTTAGTTTCAATCTtcatttcaaaatttatagCAGCATAATTTGGACTCCCCTGATATGATTTATAATACTGATAGACGCGAGCAATTAACAAAATTTCACCTGCCATGCCAGTGGCGGCGTCAACCTTTGTTGTGATTTTCCCGGCACTCGGCCAGGCTAATTTGTTTACAGCCAACTggaccacacacacacagacatgCACATGAGCGCATATAGGACAAACTAGGCCGAAATTGCCATTTATAATAATTGAACAGCGACCCGCACAAAACCAAACTGCGAACCGTCGACGTTTGCAGGCATAAATTGATTAACTTCCTATTGGCCGGGTCAAAAGAAGTGCGATGGCAGCGGGGAAAGGCGGGGGACATGGCGACTCCAGTGGGGCGTCCATTTAAATGTGCTTTTGGTAATTCATAATTAACCGAAAATGATGTACGTCGCTGCAGCTAAATTTTTCTAAAACTAAAACTAGAACTAGCACTAtaaaattttcaatattttttgtatttattgtaCTATGTTTTATGGGATTTTGAGATCTTTGAGGTACACAATTTAagcttgaaaaataaattttatgcaGTACTAGCTGATTATTTTGGCCAGTGCATTTTTGTAGGTCTGCCAGATTGGCGGCCGGCGAGGTCGATTTTGTGCCGGTAATCCGCGCAGGTCTACAAACAAATTACGatttaaactaattaaaatacataaatgtgGGGACATGATGCTGGAGCACTCGCCGCTCTCCCACAACTCTCGCATCCAAGTTAATTGCGGCCATTCCGGCAGAAGCCCATCCAGCGATCCACACAGACCGGAACTCCGCAACGGCGAGCAGAGTCACCGACTCTCTGGCAAACTAACAACATCGGATTGGGATTCGGACTTGGAATCAGAATCGGATCCATACCATCCCATTCAACCACCACCGGCAAAACAGCATATTGGGCAAGTGGGGAAATTACGGCAGCATTATGGTACATTATCTGCGCTGCAGACCCCAAAAACCCAGCGACAACTTCATTTGCCACAGGCGGAAGTGAGATGGCACGAGGGCGGGAAAGGGAGAGGGATAGAGAGTTGTGAAGCAGAGAAAAATTTATGTTTGACATTAACAGCAGTGCGGAATTCAATGAAAAACAAGAACGAGGGAGGCTCGAGAAGTTTTAAAAGTTAGCCAAAGAATCTTGATAACATTTtataaaaaccataaaaatgCATAGCGCTTAGTTTTTCTAAGGTTTGGATACTTTTAGCAACTGTAGATACATCCAAAATCGTTATAGATTCAGTTTGGTGAAGAAGACTGCCCAAAGAATATGCTAGAAAGCTGACCAATTTGAGTGTATAATATAGACAGCATCtacacaatttaattaaacttacACATGAGAGATGAATTCAGTCTGATTCTGCGGAATGCCGAGGCACAACCTATGCCTCACTGAGTGAGTAATTAGTTcgaaaaataaactaaaccaTACAAATGTAAGAAAATAGGGAAGATACTCTAGTAACCCCCGATCCACCCTCGTTGGGACTCAATTGGTGGCCAATCGGGAGGGCTGCCTCTTGGGTTTTAGGGTCCAGATCGACATGTAGTTGAGAGGTCCGTTACCATGGCCATATAAACAACCTACCCAACGCGCCGCTGCTTTCCACACTCATTTCGCTGgtgaatggaatggaatgggatGGTTGGTGTGTTGGTTGGTGGTGTCGCTGGTGTTTTGATCTATGGATGCATGAATGATTCGCTGCGCaccgcagcagcaaaagcaacaacggCGTAATGACACCAGAAAACAATTGAAATAATTCTAGCAGAAATTTTTGTTAGCTCAGCGACCCAGGGCAGCAGCTAACTTTATTCGTGGTGTGTGTTTCACAATTTTTTTGTGGCTCAGTTTTCATTTCAACACCGAGCGAACGAAAAGTTGCAGcgaaaaaaccgaaaactCTGTGAAACAaacatatctatatattttgtgGTCGAAAAAAAGTGCAGAAAAACGACGTACGATAATTAATAAATACGCTTAAATGCACCATGAACTATGCAAAAGTTATGTGCTAAAAGTGAGAGCTAACAAGTGAGCGTTGCAACTGGCAATCATGTGGAATGCATTGAGGATTCAGCAGATTTGGCGGCTACTCCCGATCCTGATTCACCTGTCGCCATTCACTTCCGCCCAACAGACGCACATTAAGTTGGAGCAGGGCGATCTCATTGGGGTGAGAACATAACACTTTGGAAATCAATTACTTTAAAGCGCTAAAACTGGATTATTGCTTCCAGCTCAAGGTCTTTCCGGATGGGACACGTGGCGCTGTCTACGCCTTTCTGGGCATTCCGTACGCCCAGGCGCCCCTCAACGAACTACGATTTGCTGTAAGTAATGAAGGAACTTGGATCTTATTTTAATTAGGCATATATCTCTTAAACATATactatttgtttttaaacCCATTGAGGTTTATTGAGGTTAGAATGAGTTCTTTTTAATTGGCCCACATTTGATTAGCAACGATTGAAGTTAGATGTTTTCGTTTCCAGCCCGCCAAGCCGAGCTCCAGTTTCAACCGCACCCTCCAGGCCACCACCATGAAGCCGCTGTGCCCGCAGCTAGCGAACACCATCTACGACGAGAGCTCCGATGGCTCCATGCCCAGATCAGTGAGCACCGACGAGGACTGCCTGTACCTGAACATTTGGACACCGGAGTCGGGGATGCGGTACGGCAAGCTGCCCATAGTGGTCATTGTCACGGGTGAGGAGTTCGCCTACGACTGGCCCAGAAATCGCATCAATGGCTTGGATCTGGCCGGAGAGGGCATTGTGGTGGTCAGTGTCCAGTACCGTAATAATATCTACGGATGGCTGAGTCTGGGCGAACAGCATCGTAATGTGCCTGGAAATTATGGCCTAAGTGATGTTCAGATGGCACTGCGGTGGATTCGAAGGAATGCAGATGCCTTTGGCGGCAATCCAGATCACATTACTCTTTTGGGGCATGGGAGTGGAGGAGCACCTCTGGCACTGGTTGCTACTTTGGAGGATACCAGCCAGGTTAAGCAACTGGTGCTCATGTCACCCGGTCCCATTATGAGAGCCTTGGGTCAGAATCACCAAAAGCGGATAGTGGAAACTGGTCAGGTGCTGGTACAGAAATTGGGCTGCCAATTTGAGGAGGCACAACGTCGCCAGTTGATGAGTTGTCTTAGGCGCAAGAGCCGGGAGGACTTGCTCCGTGCGTACGAAAGCGTTTATAACCATGGCAACGGGAGCTCCCAGCTGGGAGTAATACTACCCGAAGGATTGCCACTCGAGCAACGCCTTCGTAACAAAACATTTCCCCCCGTACTGCTGGGCATCACCTCCAATGAAGGAGCCTTCCTGCAGGACTACTGGCTCGACGTGGCCAGGGAGGGTCAGGTGGCGCTGCATAAGTACATCAATAACACATTGTTGCCGAATGTGATGCGAGCATTGGAGTCGGTGGGTGAGGAGAGCTCCACTCAACTGGCGGCCATTAGATGGAGGTACTTCAATGGCAAGGGAGAGGGAGTCAGCCACTTGATGGCAGGAATGCAAAGACTACTCTCGGAATCACTCTATGAGTTACCCTACTCACGAATCTTGGAGCTTTTAAATGGAACCACTACCTATGCCTATGTATTCGACCAATCTCACTCGATGGACATGCGAGGCAGAAGAAACCTTTTCGGCGGAGCCTCCCACAGCTCAGATCTGCCACTTCTCCTCGGTCCGAGTCTGTTTCAGCAGATAGCCCGTCGAAGATTCAGTGGCGAGGAGGAGCAGCTATGTCGCAAAATAAGAGGAGCATTTGCGAACTTCATTAAAAATGGCAACCCCACTCCGGGGCGGATATACGACGGCTGGTTACCCTACAACAAGGAGAACCCATTCGTTTATAGCTTGGGAGAGCAAGCAAAGACGCCGCAGACAGGATCAGTCGATGAGGCTGAGGTGGACAAGCTACTTAGAGGGGAGGCAGGAGCTCAAGGGTTAGATAGAAGCTTATCGCGTAGCAACCGCCACGATACCTATAGAGCAGCACCCTCCAATTCCTACACGGCCAGCAATCAACTGGATTCGGGCTACTCCAATCACTTGCAAAAGGTTTACGGATTCTGGCAGGTGTTAATGCCACTGGAAAGGGAGGATGACTTGAGGGGAGGAGGAGCTCTGGGCCAGCGGGTACGACTCTTGGAAGCGAGTGCCGATGCAGCACGCTACCGCCAGGGATTCTATGCGATGTTGGGATTAGTGTGCCTACTCCTTGCCTGCCTGTGCCTGTGCGTTTATCTACTCAAAAGAGACCCGAATGCAATGAGAAGACGGAGTGCATCCTCGGGATCAGATTGCTACAGCTTATGACATAAGTGGTTTCGTTGGACGACCATCTTTGGGGGCCGGAAGGACGAGGTGCCATCCACCTCGGGCATTGCTAATGTCGAGTCCTGGCGCAAAGGTGGTCGTGCAACGAAACGGGAGCAGGATGGAAGCGGAGCAGCTGAATCTGGAGGTGGGGACGGTAATCTTGAGGGGGAGCGACGCGAACAGGTGCTCAACAAACAGCGGACAAGACGTCCCCGGCAGTTGCAACCGTACGATTTCAAGATTACCCACCCTATTGGAGGAGCAGGAGTTGGAGCAGGATTCGGAACAGCAGCTGCAGGAGGTGTCAGAAATGGAGGAGGAACACGAGCTGGAACGGGTTCGGGATTTGGAGGTACACTTGGAACTGTTGAGGAACTCCTGGACCCTGTCGCCGGCCAATTCGAGCCGAGTGTGGCTGTTAGGAACTGGCAGTACCAGTTGACTTGTGATAAGTTCTGAAAGCAAACCAAAAATTTTCTTTGTAGCTTTGTATATGTACTTTTAACTTAAATGTTTACACTTCTCCGTGATTAAATAAACCAACATTTTACACGTTAAatgtatgtttatttaaaaaaatttttatttatatttaaacaaattaacaaattttcgTCAGCAACTCAAAGGCACCAGTACCATTCCGAACCGGGAGTCCAACCATCAATCGACTCGACGGCGAGCTAAGCTCATCCGATCTGCCGAATCCAGCGGCGCTCTTGAGGAACTGCAAGCTGGACTCGAAGGACATCTGCTGCAGGGGCGACGAGGAGTGCTCCATGCCCTTGCGCGACAACGGCTGGAAGGTGCCGTCGAAGGTCATGTAATCGGCAATGAGGGACAGGTGGCGGCGATCCACAGTAATTCCATAGACCTTGAACACATTGCTCACTTCCTTAACGATCACTTGGGACGCTGCTTCGATGCCGTACGTCCTGGCAATCGCGTGGATGTCGTTGGAATAAAGGCGGTTCAGATCAAGAATCTTGTTGTGCTGGAACATCTCGCCAATGTTGATGCCGTCGGTCTTGAGGAGCTGTTCATCATCAGTGCCCTTGTAGATAATGGCCCGCTTGATGTGCTGCACCTGGTGGACCACACTCTTACCCGCCAACTCCCGGATGATGGATGTAAGATCGGGCTTCTGGTATCGCACACTCAGATTCAACTTGACCTGGCACCACAAATGATTCTCCTTGTCGTAGGAATACCCTTTGACCATATCGTTGCTCAGCAACCTCTCCACCGCTTTGTCATCGCCATCATTATCATTACCATCCTGACCCTTTTCCTCGTCGTCCTCATCCTCCGCCTCGTCGTCATCGTCTGGAAATCAGTTGTTAGTATTAAAACCTCTAGGAAAATATAGAACTTTCAGCATACCATTAGCATCATGGAGTTCCTCGACGTCATCTGGGTCGTCGTAGTCCTTCTCATCTGTTTTGCGTTGCTTAAGCTTTACTCCAGTTGCATCGTCATCGTCCTTTAAAAacagtatatatgtatttacaaTTTCAAGTTTGGTTAGACATAACTTACGTTATCGTCTGACGAATCATCATCATTAGCCTTGCCCTTAGAACGGCCCACTTCATCGGCGTTGTCCAAATCGTTATCCTCATCTTTTTCAGCGTCCTTTTTGTCGTCTATTACAACTCTAAAATTACAAAAGATTTATTACTTACAGTATTCGAGGACCTAGAGCTAGTTGTCTTACATTTTCGTTGTCTTAGAGGCATTTGAAACCTTCAAGATGGCGCGAATCAGTTGTTTAAAAAAGGTCTGGTGCATGTATTTGATTATATGTTTGGGTCGCACACCATAGTCCTCCTTATAGACCTCTCTGGGCAGGAATTGGAAGCGCATATCATACTCATAGGATCGCTCCGGGTCCAGAGTCAAACCAGTGCTAACGTTGACGTCTATATAAGGGAATTTTAATTATTGTATACGAAAACTTTACATTTATGCACTCACATTCCAAAAGGTTTGCCAACGTCACTGAATTTAGATTTATGCGCAGCTTTTCCGCCTGATGCTGCTGACCAGGCTTTATGGGTATATCCATAGAAGGCGTTTTGATGTTTGATGAGGCCAGCATAAGAATTTCTCGTAGTCGAGGAATACCCAGAGTCACGTTCATCTCACCACGACCCGCAAAATGGAAAGTGTTCAATGTCATCTGAGTCGAGGGTTCTCCTATCGATTGGGCTGCTATCAGACCTACTGGCTCACCTGGCGCCGCTAGCGACTTAATTGTCTTAACTCGCATAATATCGGCTATAGTCTCCTTCAGTGCTGGCTTCCTCTTGGCATAATCGGTAATGAGTTTGCTCGTTCTTTCTGACACACTGCCATAGTAAAGATCCTGCTTGTATACAGCTACCGTGGGATCTGGACAACGGGCGTACTTCTTGCGGTATAAAGCCTTGTCCTCTGCATCGGCCTTTTTCCATAATTTTAGGAGGCCCTCATCAAAGCGCCGACGACCTGTTTTGCTATTAATCTCATTGGGTCGCTTCACCTCCACCTCCTCGCGGAGCTCCTCGGAGAAATGAGTGAAGGCGGCACGTAGCTTAGCTGGCTTTTTCTTCTGCCAGCTGCGGATGTGCTTCTCGTGGCGCTGGACCTTGGCTAGCTGTTCCTCATCCTTCATCAATTGAAGATAAGTAGGGCGTAGAATTGCCGTGGCGTTCTGTGTAAGGAAGTCAGCGCAGAACTTATCGTTGAAAAACTTGGACTTCAGAATGTCTAAGCCATCCTCGCCATATAGGAACTGAACCACACTATTGTCACTATCGCGTACAGTGAGATCATAATGGACACTTAGGCCCTCCAGATGTTTAATAAGACAGCGCTGAAGATAACCGGAACGCGATGTTTTTACAGCAGTATCAATGAGACCCTACAATTTTATAAaggtaaataataaatacaagtAAAGaatttttggaaattattCCGCACTTACTTCACGACCAGCCATGCAATGGAAGAAGAAGTCCTGCGGCTGAATACCGGTCATAAAACGTCCATCGATAAAACCTCCAGACTTGGGCGAGGTTTCGAAGGAAGTAAAGCTGGGTAGAGACTTGCCGGATATCATCAAAGGCGGTCGCTTTCCTTCTAACTCAATTTGTCCGAGCAGACAGGAGATTTGCATGGTGTTCACCATGGATCCCTTGGCACCAGATAAAACCATCAATTGCAGATTGTTTGATGGGAACTTGGTAATCAGACCTCTGGGCAGACAAGTActagaaaaagaaaaaatgttaatatGGCCTGTTGTTCCGTTTTGACTAAACTCACCTATTAATGTCATTTGTgtagctatccaagactgatTTGTATTTACGATCCAAAAGCACTCGGAACTTCGAATCCTTTACATATGCCGCTTCCA
This genomic interval from Drosophila mauritiana strain mau12 chromosome 2R, ASM438214v1, whole genome shotgun sequence contains the following:
- the LOC117136131 gene encoding liver carboxylesterase 2, whose amino-acid sequence is MWNALRIQQIWRLLPILIHLSPFTSAQQTHIKLEQGDLIGLKVFPDGTRGAVYAFLGIPYAQAPLNELRFAPAKPSSSFNRTLQATTMKPLCPQLANTIYDESSDGSMPRSVSTDEDCLYLNIWTPESGMRYGKLPIVVIVTGEEFAYDWPRNRINGLDLAGEGIVVVSVQYRNNIYGWLSLGEQHRNVPGNYGLSDVQMALRWIRRNADAFGGNPDHITLLGHGSGGAPLALVATLEDTSQVKQLVLMSPGPIMRALGQNHQKRIVETGQVLVQKLGCQFEEAQRRQLMSCLRRKSREDLLRAYESVYNHGNGSSQLGVILPEGLPLEQRLRNKTFPPVLLGITSNEGAFLQDYWLDVAREGQVALHKYINNTLLPNVMRALESVGEESSTQLAAIRWRYFNGKGEGVSHLMAGMQRLLSESLYELPYSRILELLNGTTTYAYVFDQSHSMDMRGRRNLFGGASHSSDLPLLLGPSLFQQIARRRFSGEEEQLCRKIRGAFANFIKNGNPTPGRIYDGWLPYNKENPFVYSLGEQAKTPQTGSVDEAEVDKLLRGEAGAQGLDRSLSRSNRHDTYRAAPSNSYTASNQLDSGYSNHLQKVYGFWQVLMPLEREDDLRGGGALGQRVRLLEASADAARYRQGFYAMLGLVCLLLACLCLCVYLLKRDPNAMRRRSASSGSDCYSL